Proteins co-encoded in one Dreissena polymorpha isolate Duluth1 chromosome 12, UMN_Dpol_1.0, whole genome shotgun sequence genomic window:
- the LOC127853933 gene encoding uncharacterized protein LOC127853933 isoform X2 yields the protein MASRSANKSRVVRDSELTNLALFGDSALCQRPPVPPELPTVNQPYDRGVKSYVNAAVHNDMFEQQLRFKYGNMHRSSLSIIHGFHAKTFNNDKSDLDLVGHEPKRGLFNPNRPQSAKTIPNNSSGITGRPNSVVNTGRPPTRRPLSAVRTEVASAGHSHHTNAVHHKESLSRPGSRVSKTLNAYQAGLDTQISDGVRYLDDDLGNDPDHEPISDVLSRLNEYSENFVQQVSAACTDCECETEEQRVSSRLARVYSSASEDSASDEDDVGVSLSVVLKTFHQYEEKGHSAARHKAMMTLVHGYTGQEPVSVDQFKQVMVYASTSLSQVQEVCLMVVKKSLRLPSNLQMALSNGVLNFVHDCITQEPLYHLRKVALPVLEVIFSYRDQTDVWLEEASVRFLPKLVAMVRGQTPLEVKYAACCVFRSIAQYEGFISYITQDVLPAVLQMRNTSAKFKEVYVEILTHVLSHTDLIPPDLVDSSAVPITASIIREGPCGPQCASLHLLVSLTADDHGISMVIGTNTLVPMLLCCMKESHCRKVRLLATEVMRNLCTCRKLGLCKDLMLQLSGYLVPSLEQDSLTILSKMATAQGPVAVTMKPRFDEERHMWMGLEKFVDITKAVIYREAKVEVDDLGSVTEIHMKACMDTCPVQLGLISHSFQLLHSVCLWPLDKSRLGFSANRVDLTTFTDDEKQKAKLSKVNRGLTQAIWDKVGVVVTTLLTSYAEKVAKVGKAPTKGRAFCSLETIFEPQEVTLITSLLELILCSSLCTCMAFPEILPKLQEKSSKKKHKSPNKLKSSSTSQVTFVSPDKSSQEVECRLKSQSDSGKVFEDSAEEKIWVKDNPHLTSIHSNSSQVVAMERSKAELLHKEACTERRLLRKCLFEADVFHCVCPFLLCREERITVMVLQIMRCLIQPLEERVAPKLGSSSQDGTAAKNRNRPQTAGAVEKASRRLNIALYKMSPDLAGLIKDALGPQLNPGERAPPSESGEKKEAKKAVINLPASNGLETIQEKLQEYADSTMNQSESKASPPVVEAKPKTRSKPVIDRCRPIAQQCREALIGELEERLIMGIFTRTLKVKKQSVLLLHDFVQYGEA from the exons ATGGCCTCACGATCGGCCAACAAATCAAGGGTAGTCCGTGACTCAGAGCTCACAAACCTGGCCTTGTTTGGGGACAGTGCATTGTGTCAGCGGCCACCTGTCCCCCCTGAGCTGCCAACTGTGAATCAGCCTTATGATCGAGGAGTAAAGAGCTATGTTAATGCTGCCGTCCATAATGATATGTTTGAACAACAATTGCGCTTCAAGTATGGTAATATGCATAGATCAAGCCTATCAATCATTCATGGATTTCATGCCAAAACTTTCAATAATGACAAATCAGACCTAGACCTTGTTGGTCATGAACCAAAAAGAGGCCTCTTCAATCCCAATCGGCCTCAGAGTGCTAAGACTATACCAAATAACTCTTCTGGAATAACTGGGAGACCAAACAGTGTTGTAAATACAGGGCGACCTCCAACACGTCGACCTCTGAGTGCTGTAAGGACAGAGGTTGCATCAGCTGGCCACAGTCACCATACAAACGCTGTGCACCACAAAGAATCCCTCAGTCGCCCTGGTAGTAGGGTCAGCAAAACACTTAACGCTTACCAGGCTGGACTTGACACACAAATCAGCGATGGCGTGAGATATTTAGATGACGATTTGGG CAATGATCCCGACCATGAGCCCATCTCAGATGTCCTGTCACGCCTGAATGAATACAGCGAGAATTTTGTGCAGCAAGTGTCAGCAGCATGCACAGACTGCGAATGTGAGACGGAAGAACAGCGGGTGTCGAGTCGGCTAGCTCGGGTGTACAGCAGCGCCTCGGAGGATTCTGCATCGGACGAGGACG ATGTTGGTGTCTCACTGAGTGTGGTGCTGAAGACGTTCCACCAGTACGAAGAGAAGGGTCACTCTGCGGCCAGACACAAGGCCATGATGACCCTTGTCCACGGCTACACGGGCCAGGAACCAGTCTCTGTGGACCAGTTCAAACAG GTTATGGTGTATGCCTCCACGAGCCTGTCCCAAGTGCAAGAAGTTTGCCTGATGGTTGTCAAGAAGAGTTTACGGTTGCCTAGCAACCTGCAGATGGCGCTTAGCAACGGCGTTCTGAACTTCGTACATGACTGTATCACGCAGGAGCCCCTCTACCATCTCCGTAAAGTGGCCCTCCCTGTGTTAGAAGTG ATATTCTCGTACCGGGACCAGACTGACGTATGGCTGGAGGAGGCCTCAGTGAGGTTTCTACCCAAGCTGGTTGCCATGGTGAGGGGCCAGACCCCTCTGGAGGTGAAATACGCGGCCTGCTGCGTGTTCCGCTCCATTGCACAGTACGAGGGCTTCATTTCATACATCACTCAGGACGTGTTACCAGCCGTGTTACAAATGAGGAATACAAGCGCGAAGTTTAAG GAAGTCTATGTGGAGATCCTCACCCACGTACTATCTCACACGGATCTTATCCCCCCAGACCTAGTTGACAGCAGTGCTGTGCCAATCACGGCCAGTATCATCAGAGAGGGGCCCTG TGGACCCCAGTGTGCCTCGCTACATCTCCTGGTATCGTTGACAGCAGATGACCACGGCATCTCCATGGTGATTGGAACCAACACCCTGGTCCCTATGCTGCTGTGTTGTATGAAGGAGTCCCATTGCAG GAAAGTGCGTCTGCTAGCCACAGAGGTGATGCGAAACCTCTGCACGTGTCGCAAACTGGGCCTCTGTAAGGACCTCATGCTGCAACTCAGCGGCTACCTGGTACCCAGTCTGGAGCAGGACTCGCTGACCATTCTGTCCAAGATGGCCACCGCTCAGGGCCCCGTTGCCGTGACGATGAAGCCTCGCTTTGATGAGGAGAGGCACATGTGGATGGGGCTGGAGAAATTTGTTGATATTACCAAGGCTGTGATCTATAGGGAGG CTAAGGTTGAGGTCGATGACCTGGGGTCAGTGACGGAGATCCACATGAAGGCATGCATGGACACGTGCCCCGTGCAGCTGGGACTGATAAGCCACTCCTTCCAGCTGCTGCACAGTGTCTGCCTGTGGCCCCTGGACAAGTCTCGCCTGGGGTTCAGCGCTAATAGAGTCGACCTTACCACCTTCACTGACGATGAAAAGCAGAA AGCCAAACTCTCAAAAGTGAACAGAGGTCTTACACAGGCCATTTGGGACAAAGTTGGTGTCGTTGTTACCACCCTGCTTACATCCTATGCCGAGAAGGTGGCCAAAGTTGGCAAAGCGCCAACTAAAGGGAGAGCGTTCTGTTCCTTGGAGACGATATTTGAACCACAAGAGGTCACCTTAATCACTAGTCTTCTGGAGTTAATATTGTGTTCATCCCTGTGCACATGCATGGCATTTCCGGAAATACTGCCAAAATTGCAAGAAAAATCatcaaagaaaaaacataaatcCCCAAATAAACTGAAGTCAAGCTCAACATCACAGGTCACTTTTGTTTCACCAGATAAATCTAGTCAGGAAGTGGAATGCAGGCTAAAGTCCCAGTCTGATTCAGGAAAGGTTTTTGAAGATTCTGCAGAGGAAAAAATCTGGGTCAAGGACAATCCCCACCTGACCAGTATCCATAGCAACAGTAGTCAGGTGGTTGCTATGGAGAGGAGTAAGGCGGAGCTACTGCACAAGGAGGCATGCACTGAGCGACGTCTACTACGCAAGTGTCTATTTGAAGCAGACGTTTTCCATTGCGTTTGTCCATTTCTGCTTTGTAGGGAAGAGCGTATCACG GTGATGGTATTACAGATAATGAGGTGTCTAATACAGCCCCTTGAAGAACGAGTAGCCCCTAAATTAGGCAGCAGTTCACAGGACGGGACAGCGGCCAAAAACAGAAACAG GCCGCAGACAGCAGGGGCTGTTGAAAAAGCCAGTAGGCGTCTGAACATAGCACTGTACAAGATGTCCCCAGACCTTGCAGGCCTTATCAAAGATGCCCTGGGTCCTCAGTTGAACCCTGGGGAAAGAGCCCCACCCTCGGAGAGTGGCGAAAAGAAGGAGGCGAAAAAAGCAGTAATCAACCTGCCTGCTTCAAATGGGTTGGAGACAATACAGGAAAAACTGCAAG AATATGCAGACAGCACCATGAACCAATCAGAATCAAAAGCATCGCCCCCAGTTGTAGAAGCCAAGCCAAAGACACGCAGTAAGCCAGTGATTGACAGGTGTCGCCCCATTGCTCAGCAGTGTCGGGAGGCCCTAATAGGGGAACTAGAAGAGAGGCTCATAATGGGGATCTTCACTAGAACTCTGAAAGTGAAAAAACAGTCAGTGTTGCTTCTGCACGACTTTGTTCAGTATGGAGAG